From Sulfurospirillum tamanense:
GCGTATCGCCAAAATCGCCATCTTTGGCGACGAGACCCTGCCTTCTGGAGAGCTTTTAGCCAAAAACGTGCGCTATTTTCACACCTATCTTGAAGCCAAAGCGTGGGCTTCTTAGCCTACGCTTCAAAAAAGAGGTGCTCCAAAAGAATCTTAAGTCCAATAAGCACCAGCACAAGGCCTCCAAAAAACTCAGCCCTACTCTCAAGCCACACCCCGCTTTTTTGCCCAACACGCACACCCGCATAAGAAAATACAGAAGTCACAACCCCGATAAGCAAAACGCTCACCCCCACTGACAAATCAAACAAATTCAGTGTAAAGCCTGCTGCCATCGCATCAATACTCGTAGCAATCGCAAGGGTAAAAAGAATCTTGTGGGAAAGGGTGCAGATTTCTTCAGTAGTGTCTTCTTGGCGAGATTCCATCATCATTTTTGCCCCAATACCCCCCAAAAGCACAAAAGCAATCCAGTGGTCAAATGAAGCGATAAATTCACCCGCACCAACGCCCGCAAAATACCCAACCAGTGGCATGAGGCCTTGAAAAAAACCAAACAACACCGCCACTTTTATCCCCAAAAAAGGAATGCTAGGATATTTTTTGGCACCCAAGCCGATAGATACGGCAAAAGCGTCCATACTTAAAGCAACTGCCAAAATAAATACCTCTAGCATGGGTTTTTACCCCAAAAGTTGGATTTGAAAATTGCGCTCAAAACGGTAAGGCACGCGGTGGTTATCCAGCGCATGCTGTATGGCCAAAAATTCATCAATGTTTGTCTCCTGAGCGTGCTTTAGATTAATGATTTTTTGTTGGGCTTTGTCGTAACGGTAGGTTGAAAACTGGCCTATGAGGCGCACAAGCGTTTGACTCACATTATCCTCCTATTTTCCCTCCAAAAGAGCGCATATTACCGTAGATGCCTCCTTGGAGTCAATGTTTTTATACCGCATTTTCATAATTTTTAATATTGAGCATGCCGATTTATGATGCTTTTGAAACTGGTGCTTTTTAATAACGTTATCCACCACACACCGCAGTTCATTTTGTGACATTTTAACCCCTTATTTGATTTTGATAATGGTTATTATATAGATAAAGAGATTAAGGATGCCTTAGAAAACAACAGGGATTTATCCTCTTTGCCAAAAAGCCATTTTAAGGCGCCTAGACGGGTTATTGTACGAAGCAAAAACATCGGGGAGAAACAAAAAAAGTAGTGAGCAGATAACGCGTTAAATTTCCTTACATGTAAAGCTTTACATGTAAGGAAAACAAAGG
This genomic window contains:
- a CDS encoding manganese efflux pump MntP; amino-acid sequence: MLEVFILAVALSMDAFAVSIGLGAKKYPSIPFLGIKVAVLFGFFQGLMPLVGYFAGVGAGEFIASFDHWIAFVLLGGIGAKMMMESRQEDTTEEICTLSHKILFTLAIATSIDAMAAGFTLNLFDLSVGVSVLLIGVVTSVFSYAGVRVGQKSGVWLESRAEFFGGLVLVLIGLKILLEHLFFEA